A segment of the Halostagnicola larsenii XH-48 genome:
TAGCGCCGACGACGATGGATACGAAGACGACAATACATCGACCGACTACGAAGACGACAATACATCGACCGACTACGAAGACGACAATACATCGACCGACTACGAAGACGACAATACATCGGTCGATGACAACGCATCGAGCGACGACGGTATCGCTGTCGAGGACGATGAAACCGACGAAGACGATACCGGACTCGAGAGCAACGGAGAGTCGACCGATGAGAGCTCGGTGACGATCGAGCAAGCGACAGCCTTCGTCCTCATCGGGGACTCCCCGGACCTCGCTGACGATGCCCCTTCGAGCAGCACTGATACCGGTGTGACCGGAAACGACGACGCTGTTGACGAGAACGAAACCGCTGACGACGATGCGCAGAACGACTGCGACGTCATCGCTCCGAGCAACGTGTCTCCGAGCAACGTTTCCGAGAACGATAGTCAGGAGAACGAATCGGTCGCCAGTGATGACGACACCGCCGAGTACGGTGACGAGAACGACACTGTAAGTGAGAACGACAGCTACGAGACGAACGAGTCAGCTGATGTCGGCAACGAAAGCGATGACTGCGAGACGGACGACTCAACCGATGTCGCCAACGAGAGCGACGGTTACGAGACGAACGAGTCAACCGACGAGACCGACGACGAAACGGCAGCGATGTCGCCAACTGACCAAGACGTTTCGATAACGATCGAGCAGGCCACCGTCTTCGTCGTCGATACCGACGGGACCCTCACCGACACGGACAACGCGACCGAAGACGAACAAACGACGTCCAACGGCGATTCACTCGAGAGCGACTCCGACACTGCGTCGGACGACTCGACCACGGGTGCCTCCGTCTCCGTGACGATCGAAGAGGCGACCATCTACGTCGTCGATGCGTCCGCGGACACCGCGGAAACTGAAGCGCCGGCGAGCGACGATGCGATCGACGAGGAACCGGCCGAAGAACCGACCACGGACGACACCGATGACGGAGCAGTCGCCGACCAACCCGTCGCCGAGGATTCGGGCGTCGATAACGAATCGGTCACCGGCCCGGCTACGGACGATGCTACAACCAATAACGGTCAGACTGCAGACGATCCTGCAGTTGACAACGGTCCGGCTACGGACGACGCTACAGCTAACAACGGCCAGACTGCTGACGACACTGTAGTTGACAACGGAGCGACCGACGATCAGGCCCAGGATGGCTCGGCCACTGCCACCCAATCGGGCGATGCAACGACTGCAAACGGACCAGCAGCTGACGATACGGCTACCGGTCAGACCGGTAACGACGCCTCCGCTGACGACGGCCCGTCCGCCGAGAAGGCGGACTGCGACAAAAAACCGACCCACCAATCGGCAGTCGCGAACTGACTGACGGCACACACCCACTTTTTTCGACCGATCGCCGAGACGAGACGGGTTCCAGTCAACACGCTTGCTCCGAGCCATACGACTTGTCCAGCCCAGAACGGGAGCTGGTGTGGGCGGTTGCGCTGGCGCCTGGTTCAAGCTCCGAGAATTGCTGGGGCAGTCCTCAACTCAAAAGCGCATAGAGGCTGCTCGCTGCGACGGTGAGGAAAATCAGGATGCTCCAGACGACCGGATCGATACTCGAGAGGATGGGGAGGTTGAAATCAGCAAGCGCGATCACGGCGAGTGCGAGAACGCACAACACCAGATGTGACGCGAGAATCGTCGTTCGATCGGTCTCTGCGCCGTCGATATATCGAAGGACGTCCTCGAAGTTCTCGCCGGGTTCGATCGTCTTCGCATCGGAGTCGTACTCGATGACGGCCTCTTCTTCGAGCTGGGGCAAATGCGTTTGCTGGAGGGATACGTAGACGCTCTTGTAGAGGTTATTCGGAACGGGGGTCGTGTCGGATTCTCGTTCCCCGATTTCGGTCGCGACATCCGAGACATCGATACGCTCGGCGTCGGCCGCGAGCAACTGGACGATAGCGCGCCGTCTATCGTTTCCGAGGATGTGAAAGACCTCGCTTTCCTCGAGCGTGTCGGGTCGACTCGTTTGTACGGACATTGATTAGACCCGGTTCAACGCACGATCACTGAGCACCACGTTCACCACCAACCATCATAGATACCGCGATGTTTGAGTACTAGCAACTTTAAGCTGCCGCATGATAGCTAATGGATACTTATCAGCGGTCCCCGGTCGTTTCACACCGCACAACAGTTGCCACCGGGGCTGAAAAATCCGTCAACGAGGTCGCGTGAGCGGTGTTTGAACGAATCGATACCGTAATTCTTCGGTTAACGATTTCCGAAGCAAGTTTCGTTCTCGAGCGGCGACCGGACGAACCCGACAGTTCGGTAGAGCACTCATCAATCGTGCGTGCGCCGCTTAAGCTTGGATCGAACCGCTATCTTATAGCAGACAACTGTGCAACCAACTGCGAGAAAGATACCGCCGCGTATCTGCTCCGTCGTTCTCTGTCAATCGTCCCACAGTCGTTCTCGAGGTCACCGAAAGGCGAACAGATCGACCGCGACCATTCGACGCGGGTGATCCGATCGCCGTGTCGTCGACGGCGTTGCCATCGCGAGACGGTACACTCGAGGTGAGAAAGCTTCGTAAGAGAAGGTCGATCCATCGCTGACCCGAGATACCAGTCGTCGGGAACTCAGTCGCCGGGGAGGTGACCGCCGGATTGCATCTCTCGATAGGTCGTACAGTCCGGACAGCCGTGGACGATATCGCCGTTATCTCCGAAGACGCGGGCGAACTGCTGTGTGACGTGCGTGCCGCAGTTTCGACAGCGGGGCCCGGCCGTCGACGATTCCATCGGTCGCCAGTTGTGTTGCTTTTGTGTCATGGTTTGGTAACGGATCGCTCGCGAGCAGTCGATAGTTGCCTGCCGCCTGGAGTCGATCAGTGGGTCGGTGCCCGACTAGCGAGCGAATCACTCAAGTACTCACCAACGGTGAGACGGGCGATATCCACACCCGGAGTCGGATTCGCCGATACGGTCGGACATACTCCAATGAAGGCTCTCAGATGTGAATAAAGGACGTTGACTGTTCACTGAACCGGTGGGTCCGGTTCGTTGGTAAATACGGTGTTTATTCGCG
Coding sequences within it:
- a CDS encoding DUF7344 domain-containing protein, producing MSVQTSRPDTLEESEVFHILGNDRRRAIVQLLAADAERIDVSDVATEIGERESDTTPVPNNLYKSVYVSLQQTHLPQLEEEAVIEYDSDAKTIEPGENFEDVLRYIDGAETDRTTILASHLVLCVLALAVIALADFNLPILSSIDPVVWSILIFLTVAASSLYALLS
- a CDS encoding DUF7563 family protein — its product is MESSTAGPRCRNCGTHVTQQFARVFGDNGDIVHGCPDCTTYREMQSGGHLPGD